Proteins encoded by one window of Paenibacillus urinalis:
- a CDS encoding AI-2E family transporter → MLPLYKKYWRTALDVGLIALTVFLIMFVSSQLYQIAAPVFLSFLVFVIIEPLAKFLHKRGLKKAIASAISVLLFVAVLLGFFFGLGVIIVSSITQFQDNIPAYMALIQTQFTQLLEMFQTQWNALPATVTDQINQNFEKVTAALSSWGAGFLGYIVGMLSSFSSFIGNFAVAIILAFFLSVEFDMWRMITKRKAPNTLKQAYLFLKNHVFKAIGAYLKAQLILISITFVLVLIGLIILGTGNALTLALIAAVLDLLPLLGVPVIFIPWSIYLFIVSDVGTAVGLLVVMGVTMLVRQLAEPKISGNSIGVTSAYLMLSFMLISLSIFGISGVILSPILLILIKELWQQGYLQRWIRLPEDEFQSSPFAVDDQNNRN, encoded by the coding sequence ATGCTTCCTCTTTACAAAAAATATTGGCGAACCGCACTCGATGTCGGATTAATTGCGCTAACCGTATTTCTGATCATGTTTGTATCAAGCCAGCTGTACCAGATTGCCGCACCCGTATTTTTATCTTTTCTTGTATTTGTCATTATTGAGCCTTTGGCTAAGTTTCTACATAAAAGAGGCTTAAAGAAAGCCATAGCGTCAGCCATTTCGGTACTTCTGTTCGTAGCTGTTCTCCTAGGCTTCTTCTTCGGACTAGGCGTAATCATCGTATCGTCCATTACTCAATTCCAGGATAATATCCCGGCATATATGGCACTGATCCAGACCCAATTCACTCAGCTGCTCGAAATGTTTCAGACCCAGTGGAATGCATTGCCGGCAACCGTGACTGACCAAATTAATCAGAATTTTGAAAAAGTAACGGCAGCCCTCTCCTCCTGGGGCGCAGGCTTCCTTGGGTACATAGTCGGTATGCTGAGCTCCTTCTCCTCGTTTATCGGAAATTTTGCAGTAGCGATTATACTGGCTTTCTTCCTGAGCGTCGAGTTTGATATGTGGCGGATGATCACCAAAAGAAAAGCACCCAATACGCTTAAGCAAGCCTATCTGTTCTTGAAGAATCATGTATTCAAGGCAATTGGAGCTTATCTTAAAGCACAGCTTATACTCATCTCCATTACTTTTGTGCTTGTATTGATCGGTCTCATTATTCTTGGAACCGGAAACGCCCTTACACTTGCACTCATCGCAGCGGTACTGGATCTGCTGCCGCTGCTCGGGGTACCTGTTATATTTATTCCGTGGAGCATTTATTTGTTCATCGTGAGTGACGTCGGTACTGCAGTTGGCTTATTAGTAGTTATGGGTGTGACTATGCTCGTAAGACAACTGGCTGAGCCAAAAATATCAGGCAACTCCATCGGGGTAACGTCTGCCTATCTGATGCTGTCCTTTATGCTGATCTCGCTCTCGATCTTCGGCATTTCTGGCGTCATCCTCTCCCCAATCCTGCTCATTCTGATTAAAGAATTGTGGCAGCAGGGGTATTTGCAGCGCTGGATCCGATTGCCTGAGGACGAATTCCAATCTTCTCCTTTTGCCGTGGATGATCAGAACAACAGAAATTGA
- a CDS encoding polysaccharide deacetylase family protein, with product MQNLLLLLFYITSFYAFIPSLISRLFGFRVFRRGRNLKDFALTFDDGPDPDYTPQLLDLLKKHKAKATFFVVGEHAERNPELVRRMHAEGHLIGIHNYIHQTNWLMTPKVVRQQIERTGSIIYKITGSHALYYRPPWGITNLFDFSKKHHHRIVLWSGMFGDWRERVGADRLTERMLKKLRGGEVMVLHDCGTTPGADRHAPAQMLIALDRVLSEARHRDIQSIRIDDMISQHYAAKQPIPGREAVMKIQSIFKRLVVRAWLGWEQIFHMITKLKTITPQDPFLHYRVRPYQGKAIELPDGHSLQKGDDIIELHFDNKKLYQLGTSSKTSVHLAIRMIRTMEKQLPDLVKIAALDPEVANAKALYGVSMINRGPEQFGFSVLDLPRGLFAASTSVYLKILLSVIHPEGQGRLREGSQQMTPKMIIMPMDILFDRFGDGLKPKKESVYDQRSLAKTGYSEEEDISLAGGSADLTRTPPVA from the coding sequence ATGCAGAACTTGCTGCTGTTGCTCTTTTACATTACATCTTTTTATGCATTTATACCTAGTTTAATTAGCCGTTTATTCGGATTTCGAGTATTCAGACGCGGAAGGAATCTCAAGGATTTTGCATTAACTTTCGATGATGGGCCGGATCCTGACTACACGCCGCAGCTGCTTGATCTGTTAAAGAAACATAAAGCCAAGGCCACCTTTTTCGTTGTGGGTGAACATGCGGAGCGCAACCCCGAGCTGGTAAGAAGAATGCACGCTGAAGGTCATCTGATTGGGATCCACAATTATATACATCAGACCAATTGGCTGATGACGCCCAAAGTTGTTCGTCAGCAGATAGAAAGAACCGGCTCCATCATTTATAAGATTACTGGATCTCATGCACTATATTACCGTCCACCGTGGGGAATTACCAATTTATTTGATTTCTCCAAGAAGCATCACCATCGCATAGTATTATGGTCGGGCATGTTCGGTGATTGGAGAGAACGAGTTGGAGCAGATCGACTGACAGAGCGGATGCTGAAGAAGCTGCGGGGCGGTGAGGTCATGGTGCTTCATGATTGTGGAACGACACCAGGAGCAGATCGGCATGCACCGGCTCAAATGCTCATTGCACTGGATCGGGTTCTGTCAGAGGCAAGGCACCGAGATATTCAAAGTATACGGATCGATGATATGATATCCCAGCATTATGCAGCTAAGCAGCCAATACCGGGAAGGGAGGCAGTTATGAAGATTCAGTCAATTTTTAAACGTTTAGTGGTTCGGGCATGGCTCGGTTGGGAGCAGATATTCCATATGATTACCAAGCTGAAGACGATAACGCCTCAAGATCCATTCTTGCATTATCGAGTGCGCCCTTATCAAGGTAAAGCCATTGAGCTGCCAGATGGTCACTCCCTGCAAAAAGGAGACGACATCATAGAACTTCATTTTGATAATAAAAAGCTGTATCAGCTAGGAACTTCTTCAAAAACTTCTGTTCATCTCGCTATCCGTATGATTCGGACGATGGAGAAGCAGCTGCCGGATCTCGTCAAGATTGCAGCCCTCGATCCGGAAGTGGCTAATGCGAAGGCATTATACGGGGTCAGCATGATCAATCGTGGACCCGAGCAGTTTGGATTCTCGGTGCTGGATCTCCCGCGCGGTTTGTTTGCGGCCTCAACGTCAGTGTATTTAAAAATACTGCTGAGTGTAATACATCCGGAAGGTCAAGGCAGATTAAGAGAAGGCAGCCAGCAGATGACTCCGAAAATGATCATAATGCCGATGGATATTTTATTTGACCGTTTCGGTGACGGATTGAAGCCTAAAAAAGAATCCGTATATGACCAACGAAGCTTGGCTAAGACTGGCTATTCAGAAGAAGAAGATATTTCATTAGCAGGTGGTAGTGCGGATTTAACGCGTACTCCGCCTGTGGCATAA
- the ilvD gene encoding dihydroxy-acid dehydratase: protein MAPKKMRSDMIKKGFDRAPHRSLLRAAGVKEEDFGKPFIAVCNSYIDIVPGHVHLQEFGKIVKEAIIEAGGVPFEFNTIGVDDGIAMGHIGMRYSLPSRDIIADSVETVVSAHWFDGMVCIPNCDKITPGMLMGALRVNIPTIFVSGGPMKAGRDKNGRALSLTSVFEGVGAYQAGKIDDQSLLELEQFGCPTCGSCSGMFTANSMNCLAEALGLALPGNGTILAVAPERRDFVRKSATQLMELIKLDLKPRDIVTPEAIDNAFALDMAMGGSTNTVLHTLALAHEAGIEYPIERINEVANRVPHLSKLAPASDYHIEDVQNAGGVSAVLNELLKKPGALHAENITVTGKTLRENVENSPILDENVIHRLDNPHSERGGLAVLFGNLAPEGSIIKVGAVDPSVGGYHKGPAICFNSQEEALEGIANGKVKEGHVVVIRYEGPKGGPGMPEMLAPTSQIVGMGLGAKVGLITDGRFSGASRGISIGHISPEAAEGGPIAFVHDGDLIELDLNNRKIELLVSEEEMERRRAEEWTEFEPKVKTGYLARYSKLVTNASNGGVLKI from the coding sequence ATGGCACCAAAAAAAATGCGTTCAGACATGATTAAAAAAGGTTTTGACAGAGCGCCGCATCGAAGCTTGCTTCGTGCAGCCGGGGTAAAAGAAGAGGATTTCGGCAAGCCATTTATCGCCGTATGTAATTCATACATCGATATTGTACCAGGTCATGTTCATCTTCAGGAATTCGGAAAAATTGTAAAAGAAGCTATTATTGAAGCTGGCGGCGTTCCATTTGAATTCAACACGATCGGTGTTGATGACGGGATCGCAATGGGACATATCGGTATGCGTTATTCACTGCCAAGCCGTGACATCATTGCCGACTCCGTTGAAACGGTCGTATCCGCTCACTGGTTTGACGGAATGGTCTGCATTCCGAACTGTGATAAGATTACGCCAGGAATGCTGATGGGTGCTCTTCGTGTAAACATTCCGACCATCTTCGTCAGCGGTGGACCGATGAAAGCGGGTCGGGACAAGAACGGACGCGCATTGTCACTGACTTCTGTATTCGAAGGTGTCGGCGCTTATCAAGCCGGCAAGATCGATGATCAGAGTCTGCTCGAGCTTGAACAATTCGGCTGTCCGACTTGCGGGTCCTGCTCCGGTATGTTCACAGCGAACTCCATGAACTGTCTTGCTGAAGCACTAGGACTTGCGCTGCCAGGGAATGGTACTATTCTGGCCGTTGCGCCTGAGCGTCGTGATTTTGTTCGCAAATCAGCCACTCAGCTGATGGAACTGATCAAGCTCGATCTAAAGCCGCGTGATATCGTAACACCAGAAGCAATTGACAATGCCTTTGCTCTGGATATGGCGATGGGCGGTTCCACCAATACTGTGCTTCACACATTGGCTCTTGCTCATGAAGCCGGCATTGAATACCCAATCGAGCGGATCAATGAAGTCGCGAACCGCGTACCGCATTTGTCCAAGCTCGCTCCTGCTTCTGACTATCATATTGAGGATGTGCAGAACGCAGGCGGTGTAAGTGCCGTACTAAACGAGCTGCTCAAGAAACCGGGCGCACTTCATGCAGAGAACATTACGGTTACTGGTAAAACGTTACGTGAGAACGTAGAGAATTCCCCAATCCTGGACGAGAATGTTATCCACAGACTGGATAATCCGCATTCCGAACGCGGTGGACTGGCCGTTCTCTTCGGTAATTTGGCTCCAGAAGGGTCCATTATCAAGGTTGGTGCCGTAGATCCATCTGTCGGCGGTTATCACAAAGGCCCTGCCATTTGCTTCAACTCTCAAGAAGAAGCTCTTGAAGGCATTGCCAACGGCAAAGTAAAAGAAGGCCATGTTGTCGTTATCCGATACGAAGGACCAAAGGGCGGACCAGGTATGCCAGAAATGCTTGCTCCAACTTCCCAAATCGTCGGTATGGGTCTTGGTGCCAAAGTCGGCTTGATCACGGACGGACGTTTCTCCGGTGCATCCAGAGGAATCAGTATCGGACATATTTCTCCGGAGGCCGCTGAAGGCGGACCGATCGCCTTTGTACACGATGGAGACCTCATTGAGCTTGATCTCAATAACCGTAAGATCGAGCTGCTTGTCAGTGAGGAAGAGATGGAGCGTCGTCGTGCCGAAGAATGGACCGAGTTTGAACCAAAAGTGAAAACAGGTTATTTGGCTCGTTACTCCAAGCTCGTTACCAACGCCAGCAACGGCGGTGTCCTGAAAATATAA
- a CDS encoding KGG domain-containing protein — MAQTLKGNRPKMTRAEAGRLGGEATSKKYDRSFYQKIGRKGGETTSENHSSDFYQEIGSKGGKATASSHDRSFYREIGRKGGLR; from the coding sequence ATGGCACAAACGCTGAAAGGAAATCGCCCCAAGATGACCCGTGCAGAAGCTGGGCGCCTCGGAGGAGAGGCAACATCCAAAAAGTATGATCGATCCTTCTATCAAAAAATCGGACGTAAAGGCGGCGAGACCACATCAGAAAATCACAGCTCTGACTTTTATCAAGAAATCGGCAGCAAAGGCGGAAAAGCCACTGCCAGCTCTCATGATCGGAGCTTCTATCGAGAAATCGGCCGAAAGGGAGGCCTTCGTTAG
- a CDS encoding peptidoglycan D,D-transpeptidase FtsI family protein → MNLLRKQRIFYALFLMLIVFAAIIIRLAYIQFIQVNHHLDHSERTMLQMSVLQREQGIVLDSGRGQFIDRNHKPITGQLIWIPVLFPLEDKLNAEQEQQHRKLAHILNIDSSELWEKWRSLHSPEYWQSSTGEPMVLSEAQIEAIRQLQLEDVQALPYMDRYSALKENGMQWLGYLSEIPDAEKPVVKLEVKDPFNVKTGAAGLERSLEPLLKGLGPTIVSNMVDSHKKPVEGMGPRLIAPHNPKYPLHIQTTIDLSLQQKLEQLTTEAKVNEGAVVVLDADHAEVRAMVSRPFYNPTDIHLDDGSSVNQATMAAVPGSIFKLVTAAAALEQGAVSSTETFHCSGHYGKYGLACWKKEGHGTITFEEAFAGSCNVAFAEVASRLTSSQLLQAAHALGLGQQVGYHREHYLGLQDFRMFDHEDAGEVFHTADMLKQNDEGIRIQTAIGQRDVKITPLQAANMIVTVLHGGQMLSPKLVSEIHYADGKLLAEIKDQSLIPSGKLAASSIQIHSSTAKQLRSYMEQVVEKGTGIRLQQAIWPLAGKSGTAQVLHNGVEKNNQWFIGYGPVNHPKYAVAVLVKNESVHSQHKATALFQQVMDVLAGTSD, encoded by the coding sequence ATGAATTTGCTTCGAAAACAAAGAATATTTTACGCCTTATTCCTGATGCTGATCGTATTTGCAGCTATAATTATACGTCTTGCGTATATTCAGTTCATTCAGGTGAATCACCACTTAGACCATTCTGAACGAACGATGCTGCAAATGTCCGTGCTACAGCGTGAGCAGGGGATTGTGCTGGATTCAGGCAGAGGTCAATTTATTGATCGGAATCACAAGCCGATTACGGGGCAGCTGATATGGATTCCGGTCTTATTTCCGTTAGAAGATAAGCTAAATGCAGAACAGGAACAACAGCATCGAAAATTGGCTCATATATTGAATATAGACTCAAGTGAGTTGTGGGAGAAATGGAGATCGCTTCATTCTCCTGAGTACTGGCAATCGTCCACAGGAGAACCGATGGTGTTAAGCGAGGCACAAATTGAGGCAATTCGTCAGCTGCAGCTGGAGGATGTTCAGGCTCTGCCCTATATGGATCGTTATTCCGCCTTGAAGGAGAATGGAATGCAGTGGCTTGGCTATCTATCCGAAATTCCTGATGCTGAGAAGCCGGTTGTAAAGCTTGAAGTCAAGGATCCTTTTAATGTAAAGACAGGTGCAGCCGGTTTAGAGAGAAGTCTTGAACCTTTGCTCAAGGGGCTTGGTCCAACGATTGTCTCCAATATGGTAGATAGTCACAAGAAGCCGGTAGAAGGCATGGGTCCACGTCTTATTGCACCGCATAATCCCAAATATCCGCTCCATATTCAAACGACGATAGATTTGTCCCTCCAGCAGAAGCTGGAACAGCTGACCACTGAGGCCAAGGTGAATGAAGGAGCAGTCGTTGTACTGGATGCGGATCATGCCGAGGTAAGGGCAATGGTATCGCGTCCTTTTTATAATCCAACAGATATTCACCTTGATGACGGCAGTTCGGTCAATCAGGCTACCATGGCGGCGGTTCCCGGTTCTATATTCAAGCTGGTCACAGCAGCCGCAGCTTTGGAGCAAGGGGCTGTCAGCTCAACAGAAACATTTCATTGCTCAGGTCATTATGGTAAGTATGGTCTGGCCTGCTGGAAAAAAGAAGGGCATGGTACGATTACATTTGAAGAAGCTTTTGCCGGGTCCTGCAACGTTGCGTTTGCAGAGGTGGCTTCAAGGCTTACCTCGAGCCAGCTTCTGCAAGCAGCCCATGCTCTGGGGCTTGGACAGCAAGTAGGCTATCATCGGGAGCATTACCTGGGCCTGCAGGATTTTAGAATGTTTGATCACGAGGACGCAGGAGAAGTTTTTCACACGGCAGATATGTTGAAGCAGAACGATGAAGGAATCCGGATCCAGACGGCCATTGGTCAAAGAGATGTGAAGATTACCCCGCTGCAGGCGGCTAATATGATCGTTACAGTACTCCATGGAGGTCAGATGCTCTCCCCCAAGCTTGTATCGGAGATTCATTATGCGGATGGCAAGCTCCTTGCTGAGATTAAAGACCAGTCCTTGATCCCATCTGGGAAGCTCGCAGCTTCTTCCATTCAGATTCACAGCTCGACCGCTAAACAGCTGCGATCCTATATGGAGCAGGTTGTCGAGAAAGGGACAGGCATCCGTTTGCAGCAGGCCATTTGGCCATTAGCCGGCAAATCCGGGACGGCTCAGGTGCTGCACAATGGCGTGGAGAAGAATAATCAGTGGTTTATCGGATATGGACCCGTAAATCATCCCAAGTACGCGGTAGCCGTTCTGGTGAAAAATGAGTCGGTTCATTCTCAACATAAAGCCACAGCGCTTTTTCAGCAGGTTATGGATGTTCTCGCAGGTACTTCGGATTAG